One region of Yersinia bercovieri ATCC 43970 genomic DNA includes:
- the glyA gene encoding serine hydroxymethyltransferase, whose amino-acid sequence MLKREMNIADYDADLWRAMEQEVVRQEEHIELIASENYTSPRVMQAQGSQLTNKYAEGYPGKRYYGGCEYVDVVEQLAIDRAKELFGADYANVQPHSGSQANVAVYSALLQPGDTVLGMNLAHGGHLTHGSPVNFSGKLYNIVPYGIDESGQIDYDDLARQAEKHKPKMIIGGFSAYSGIVDWAKMREIADSIDAWLFVDMAHVAGLVAAGVYPNPVPHAHIVTTTTHKTLAGPRGGLILAKGGDEDLYKKLNSSVFPGNQGGPLMHVIAGKAVALKEAMEPEFKIYQQQVAKNAKAMVSVFLERGYKVVSGGTENHLFLLDLVDKNITGKDADAALGRANITVNKNSVPNDPKSPFVTSGVRIGSPAITRRGFKEAESRELAGWMCDVLDNINDEATIERVKQKVLDICARLPVYA is encoded by the coding sequence ATGTTAAAGCGTGAAATGAACATTGCCGATTATGATGCAGATCTATGGCGTGCAATGGAGCAGGAAGTGGTGCGCCAGGAAGAGCACATCGAACTGATTGCCTCTGAGAACTACACCAGCCCGCGAGTTATGCAGGCGCAAGGTTCTCAGTTGACGAACAAATATGCTGAAGGCTACCCGGGCAAGCGTTACTACGGTGGCTGTGAGTATGTCGATGTTGTTGAGCAACTGGCTATCGACCGTGCTAAAGAGCTGTTTGGTGCTGATTACGCCAACGTTCAACCGCACTCCGGTTCACAGGCGAACGTTGCTGTTTACTCTGCATTGCTGCAACCGGGTGACACCGTACTGGGGATGAATCTGGCGCACGGCGGCCACTTAACCCACGGATCACCGGTAAACTTCTCCGGCAAACTGTACAATATCGTGCCATACGGTATCGACGAATCAGGCCAGATTGATTATGACGATCTGGCGCGTCAGGCAGAAAAACATAAACCAAAAATGATCATCGGCGGCTTCTCGGCTTATTCCGGTATTGTTGATTGGGCAAAAATGCGTGAAATCGCTGACAGCATTGATGCATGGCTGTTTGTGGATATGGCTCACGTAGCGGGTCTGGTTGCTGCGGGCGTGTACCCGAACCCAGTTCCTCATGCACATATCGTGACCACCACCACGCACAAAACACTGGCTGGCCCACGTGGCGGCTTGATTTTGGCGAAAGGCGGTGATGAAGATCTGTACAAAAAACTGAACTCATCTGTTTTCCCTGGCAACCAGGGCGGCCCATTGATGCACGTTATCGCCGGTAAAGCGGTCGCGCTGAAAGAGGCGATGGAACCTGAGTTCAAAATTTACCAGCAGCAAGTGGCTAAAAATGCCAAAGCAATGGTGTCGGTGTTCCTGGAGCGCGGCTACAAAGTGGTTTCTGGCGGCACTGAAAACCACCTGTTCTTGCTGGATCTGGTGGATAAAAATATCACCGGCAAAGATGCAGATGCTGCTTTAGGCCGCGCCAATATTACTGTTAACAAAAATAGCGTGCCTAATGATCCGAAAAGTCCGTTTGTGACTTCCGGTGTGCGAATCGGTAGCCCAGCGATTACCCGCCGTGGCTTCAAAGAGGCGGAATCTCGCGAACTGGCAGGCTGGATGTGTGATGTGTTGGACAACATCAACGATGAAGCGACCATTGAGCGCGTGAAGCAAAAAGTCCTGGATATCTGCGCCCGTTTACCGGTTTACGCATAA
- the hmpA gene encoding NO-inducible flavohemoprotein translates to MLDRQTIATVQSTIPLLAATGPKLTAHFYDRMFEHNPELKHIFNMSNQKNGDQREALFNALCAYAANIDNLAALLPAVERIAQKHTSLNIQPEHYAIVGHHLINTLDEMFSPGKEVLDAWGRAYGVLADLFIQRESDIYQQGETSTGGWRSLRRFRIIKKERQSEVICSFVLAPEDGGRVLDFKPGQYLGIYIEDERLEYQEIRQYSLSAAPNGKTYRIAVKREELGTVSNYLHQQLNEGDSVRIAPPRGDFFLDISAETPVALISAGVGQTPMLSMLNTLHDQQHGASVHWLHAAENGRVHAFADEVTAIAANMPNLSCHLWYREPTAQDNQGEEYQSKGLMDLSSHHWLTADANRHYYCCGPLAFMQFVGRQLLAQGVASERIHYECFGPHKVI, encoded by the coding sequence ATGCTGGACCGCCAAACCATCGCCACCGTTCAATCCACCATTCCATTACTTGCCGCCACTGGCCCCAAACTAACCGCGCATTTCTACGATCGCATGTTCGAGCACAACCCTGAGTTAAAGCACATATTCAACATGAGTAATCAGAAAAATGGTGATCAGCGGGAAGCGCTGTTCAACGCCCTTTGCGCTTATGCGGCGAATATCGACAATCTGGCGGCCCTGCTGCCCGCCGTTGAGCGCATTGCCCAGAAACATACCAGCCTGAATATTCAGCCTGAGCATTATGCCATCGTCGGTCATCACTTAATTAACACGCTAGATGAGATGTTCTCGCCCGGTAAGGAGGTGTTAGACGCCTGGGGTAGAGCTTATGGAGTATTAGCCGATCTGTTTATTCAGCGAGAAAGTGATATTTATCAACAGGGTGAAACCAGCACTGGCGGTTGGAGAAGCTTGCGCCGCTTCCGTATCATTAAAAAAGAGCGGCAGAGTGAGGTGATTTGCAGCTTTGTATTAGCACCGGAAGATGGTGGTCGGGTGCTGGATTTCAAACCGGGTCAGTATTTGGGTATCTATATTGAAGATGAGCGGCTCGAGTATCAGGAGATCCGCCAATACTCACTGAGCGCCGCGCCCAATGGTAAGACCTATCGCATTGCGGTGAAACGTGAAGAGTTAGGTACGGTGTCTAACTATCTGCACCAACAGCTAAACGAAGGCGACAGTGTGCGCATCGCACCGCCTCGCGGTGATTTCTTTCTGGATATCTCAGCGGAGACCCCAGTGGCACTGATTTCCGCCGGCGTGGGTCAAACACCCATGCTAAGTATGCTCAATACCCTGCACGATCAACAACATGGCGCATCGGTGCATTGGTTACATGCAGCTGAAAATGGTCGTGTTCATGCATTCGCCGATGAAGTCACCGCGATTGCCGCCAACATGCCGAATCTTAGCTGTCACCTGTGGTATCGCGAACCCACCGCGCAAGATAATCAGGGTGAGGAGTACCAGAGCAAGGGGTTGATGGATCTCAGCTCACATCACTGGTTGACCGCCGATGCCAATAGACACTATTACTGCTGTGGCCCACTGGCATTTATGCAATTTGTCGGACGTCAATTATTGGCACAGGGGGTAGCATCCGAACGAATTCACTATGAGTGTTTCGGGCCGCATAAAGTTATTTAA
- the yhfZ gene encoding GntR family transcriptional regulator YhfZ, whose protein sequence is MSKKFIKKEGLALVSMARYLIGERPGNRLKTIDELSEDFGISVGVVQHALKVLEADGAIIVERRGRNGTLLVDLNMALLLQQADLGNMVCAMPLPYTKLYEGLASGLREQFTLLPLYFAHMRGAEVRIECLIDGIYDMAVVSHLAAKSYLAQGRVAMALNLGNGSYVDGHQLICRRGEQHNIRRVGLDPRSPDQCLLTEIKFAGQAIELVELPYSDCIVHINRGDIDAAIWNLADDVPHDHLQAVKLQGDERYIQASQAVILIRPDNHPIKLLLEKGINETLLLNHQRAVQKGEIEPRY, encoded by the coding sequence ATGAGTAAAAAATTCATAAAAAAAGAAGGGTTAGCATTGGTATCTATGGCGCGCTATTTAATTGGTGAGCGCCCCGGTAATCGACTTAAAACCATCGATGAATTATCAGAAGATTTCGGCATATCCGTTGGTGTGGTGCAGCACGCATTAAAAGTGCTGGAGGCTGATGGAGCTATCATCGTTGAACGTCGTGGCCGCAATGGCACCTTATTAGTTGATCTGAATATGGCACTGTTACTGCAACAAGCAGATCTGGGTAATATGGTGTGTGCGATGCCGCTACCCTATACTAAACTTTATGAAGGTCTGGCCAGTGGCTTAAGGGAACAATTTACCTTACTCCCACTCTATTTCGCCCATATGCGTGGTGCCGAAGTGCGTATCGAATGTTTGATAGATGGTATTTACGATATGGCGGTGGTATCGCATCTGGCTGCAAAAAGTTATCTGGCTCAAGGGCGAGTGGCGATGGCATTAAATCTGGGCAATGGTTCTTACGTCGATGGCCACCAGCTTATTTGCCGCCGCGGTGAACAGCACAATATTCGCCGGGTTGGATTAGACCCGCGCTCCCCCGATCAATGCTTACTGACTGAAATTAAATTTGCCGGGCAAGCTATCGAGTTGGTTGAATTACCTTATAGCGACTGTATCGTGCATATTAATCGTGGTGATATTGATGCTGCTATTTGGAATCTGGCTGATGATGTTCCCCATGACCATTTGCAAGCGGTCAAACTACAAGGCGATGAGCGCTATATTCAAGCCTCGCAAGCGGTCATCTTGATCCGGCCAGATAATCACCCAATCAAATTACTGCTGGAGAAAGGGATCAATGAAACATTGCTACTAAATCACCAGCGCGCGGTTCAAAAGGGCGAGATAGAACCCCGCTATTAA
- a CDS encoding YhfX family PLP-dependent enzyme, whose protein sequence is MFLKTLLKQNTKLVDAAISFWHQGKITPDSYVIDVEQTETNARLLLKTAHHYQIKLYLMSKQFGRNPELCRRLLACRYEGAGYQGMVAVDFKEARLLYHHQIPVAHIGHLVQPPSGMVAEVVRRQPEVITIFSLEKAQEISQAAHQQHTTQPLLLKVCQAGDLLYAGQEAGFELTDLPAVITAIRKLPAVRLVGITHFPCMLYDPPSHQTLPTANMRTLLAARDILLAEGVDVEQVNAPSATSCTTLPQLAQWGVTHAEPGHALTGTIPANQQGDQPEQISMLYLSEISHHFSGNSYFYGGGYYRRGHLQNALIHHDNQFSQSSLLPIDESSIDYCLGLAGEFPIGSPVIMSFRTQIFATRSDVVLIDGIQRGEPRLLGCYDSRGNQLS, encoded by the coding sequence ATGTTTTTAAAAACCCTATTAAAACAAAACACTAAATTAGTTGATGCGGCTATTTCGTTCTGGCACCAGGGAAAAATCACTCCAGATAGTTATGTTATCGATGTTGAACAAACGGAAACTAATGCCCGTTTACTGCTGAAAACCGCCCATCATTATCAGATAAAACTGTATCTGATGAGCAAGCAGTTTGGGCGCAACCCTGAACTCTGCCGCCGCCTGTTGGCTTGCCGTTATGAGGGCGCTGGCTATCAAGGTATGGTCGCGGTTGATTTCAAAGAGGCCCGGCTGCTCTATCACCACCAGATCCCTGTCGCGCATATTGGTCACTTAGTACAGCCCCCCTCGGGGATGGTGGCAGAAGTAGTGCGCAGGCAGCCGGAAGTGATTACCATCTTCTCACTGGAGAAAGCGCAGGAGATCTCACAGGCGGCACACCAGCAGCACACTACCCAGCCGCTGCTGCTGAAAGTTTGTCAGGCTGGCGATCTGCTGTATGCCGGGCAAGAGGCGGGCTTTGAATTAACAGATCTACCGGCAGTGATTACCGCTATCCGTAAATTACCGGCGGTGCGATTGGTCGGGATAACTCACTTCCCCTGTATGCTGTATGACCCCCCGTCACACCAGACCTTACCCACCGCCAATATGCGCACGTTGCTGGCGGCTCGGGATATCCTGCTAGCCGAGGGGGTCGACGTTGAACAGGTGAATGCCCCTTCAGCTACCAGTTGTACTACCCTGCCACAATTAGCCCAATGGGGGGTGACACACGCGGAACCCGGCCATGCCCTCACCGGAACCATCCCCGCCAATCAACAGGGTGACCAACCGGAACAGATATCGATGCTCTATCTGTCCGAGATTTCCCACCATTTTTCTGGCAACAGTTATTTCTATGGTGGTGGCTATTATCGTCGTGGCCATTTGCAAAACGCATTGATTCACCATGACAATCAATTCAGCCAAAGCTCCCTATTACCCATTGATGAGAGCAGTATCGATTACTGTCTGGGCTTGGCGGGGGAGTTCCCGATAGGCAGCCCGGTTATCATGAGTTTCCGCACTCAAATATTTGCGACCCGCAGTGACGTGGTATTGATTGATGGCATTCAGCGCGGAGAACCCCGCCTGCTTGGCTGCTATGATAGTCGCGGCAATCAGTTGAGCTAA
- a CDS encoding phosphotriesterase-related protein, producing MINPDGYTYAHEHLHIDLSGFKNNLDCRLDQYQPICDEMRELVAKGVANIVEVTNRYMGRNPQFLLNLMRDSGINVIASTGYYTDSFYPPMVRESTAQQLAQTMIDEIETGIDGTELKAGVIAEIGTSEGVITADEAKVFHAAALTHHATGLAISTHTSFSTMGLQQIALLKQHGVPLDRVVIGHCDLKEQPDLILQMIDMGVYVQFDTIGKNSYFPDERRVAMLVTLAQHGLLDRVMLSMDITRRSHLTINGGSGFSYLVDSFIPMLLAAGISQAQVEMMLRHNPNKFFATQGE from the coding sequence ATGATTAATCCTGATGGATACACCTACGCGCACGAACACCTCCACATTGATTTGTCTGGATTTAAAAATAATCTGGACTGTCGGCTGGATCAATATCAGCCAATCTGTGACGAAATGCGCGAATTAGTGGCTAAAGGGGTGGCGAATATTGTCGAAGTCACCAACCGCTACATGGGCCGCAATCCCCAATTCCTATTGAATCTGATGCGTGACAGTGGCATCAATGTCATCGCCTCAACTGGTTACTATACCGACAGTTTCTACCCTCCGATGGTTCGCGAAAGCACGGCGCAGCAATTGGCGCAGACCATGATTGATGAGATAGAAACGGGTATTGACGGCACTGAACTGAAAGCGGGTGTGATTGCCGAAATAGGCACCAGTGAAGGGGTTATCACCGCCGATGAAGCAAAAGTCTTCCATGCCGCCGCGCTGACCCACCATGCTACCGGCCTCGCCATCTCGACCCATACCAGTTTCAGCACCATGGGCCTGCAACAGATAGCCCTGCTTAAGCAGCATGGTGTGCCGCTGGATCGGGTGGTTATCGGCCATTGCGACCTGAAAGAGCAGCCGGATCTGATTTTACAAATGATCGATATGGGCGTGTATGTCCAGTTCGATACCATTGGCAAAAACAGCTATTTCCCCGATGAGCGCAGGGTCGCCATGCTCGTCACGCTGGCGCAACACGGCTTGTTGGATAGGGTGATGCTGTCGATGGATATTACCCGCCGCTCACATTTAACAATCAATGGTGGCAGCGGGTTTAGCTATTTAGTGGATTCGTTTATTCCCATGTTACTGGCCGCAGGGATCTCCCAAGCTCAGGTGGAGATGATGTTGCGCCACAATCCTAATAAATTTTTCGCCACGCAAGGAGAGTGA
- a CDS encoding DUF2620 domain-containing protein: MKKIGIAGLQRELIREMIEQTAPNTFETFILSDMDAAVKVKEGQLDYYIGACNTGAGAALSMAIAIIGYNKSATIAKPGIKAKAEQIEKVVAEGKVAFGLSVEHIEHAIPLLITQLR, encoded by the coding sequence ATGAAGAAGATTGGCATTGCCGGGCTGCAACGAGAATTAATTCGCGAAATGATTGAGCAGACGGCACCGAATACGTTTGAGACATTTATCCTTTCGGATATGGATGCGGCCGTCAAGGTAAAAGAGGGCCAGTTGGATTACTACATTGGTGCCTGCAACACCGGGGCTGGTGCCGCACTATCCATGGCGATTGCGATTATTGGCTATAACAAAAGCGCCACCATCGCCAAGCCCGGCATCAAAGCCAAAGCTGAGCAGATAGAGAAAGTGGTGGCGGAAGGTAAAGTGGCGTTTGGCCTATCCGTCGAACATATTGAACATGCCATCCCATTGCTGATTACCCAACTGCGCTAA
- a CDS encoding YhfT family protein, protein MTALLSHRSVAVFHDGIRPILPQLVEGNMSRREAGSIAFGLSVGFIASVGISFTLSTGLLNSWLLFLPTDIIGVLAINSYLAFALGAAWGILALTSLPAVNTALTSLPVNFIGSLGELSSPVISAFALFPLVAIFYQFGWKTAIVSAFIVLLTRLLITRFTGLFPESIEIFVGMILLIGIAIAQDLRAKTHLGGGGHSVFEERTQRIIKNLPMLAIVGGLISAVASMKIFGGSEVSIYTLAKAYAPGITPEESLALIHQASLAEFMRGLGFVPLIATTALATGVYAVAGFTFVFVVGYLVPNPLLAGIIGAVVISLEVLMLRSIGKWLGRFPSVRNASDNIRNAMNLLMEYALLIGAIFASIKMAGYTGFTITTALYFLNEAIGRPVMKIAAPVVAVIIAGVVLNLFYWLGLFVPA, encoded by the coding sequence ATGACCGCATTACTTTCTCACCGATCTGTTGCCGTGTTCCATGACGGTATCCGCCCTATTCTGCCGCAATTGGTTGAGGGAAACATGAGCCGCCGTGAAGCAGGCAGTATCGCTTTCGGTCTGAGTGTCGGTTTTATCGCCTCCGTCGGCATCTCGTTTACACTCTCAACCGGTTTGCTTAACTCCTGGTTACTGTTCCTGCCAACCGACATCATTGGTGTCTTGGCGATCAATAGCTATCTGGCTTTCGCGCTAGGTGCCGCTTGGGGGATTTTGGCTCTCACTAGCCTGCCGGCGGTGAACACCGCGCTAACCTCACTGCCGGTGAACTTTATCGGTTCGCTGGGGGAGCTGAGTAGCCCTGTCATTTCCGCCTTTGCCCTGTTCCCACTGGTGGCTATTTTCTATCAATTTGGTTGGAAAACGGCGATTGTCTCCGCCTTTATTGTGCTGCTGACCCGCCTATTGATTACCCGCTTTACCGGGCTATTCCCTGAATCCATTGAAATTTTCGTCGGCATGATACTGCTGATTGGCATCGCCATTGCGCAAGACTTGCGGGCAAAAACCCACCTGGGAGGGGGTGGACACTCGGTTTTCGAAGAGCGAACCCAGCGCATTATTAAAAATCTCCCGATGCTGGCGATTGTCGGCGGGTTAATCTCTGCGGTGGCCAGCATGAAGATCTTCGGCGGCAGCGAAGTGTCAATTTATACGCTGGCGAAAGCCTACGCCCCCGGCATCACACCGGAAGAGTCGCTAGCGCTGATCCATCAGGCGTCACTGGCTGAGTTTATGCGCGGTCTGGGCTTTGTGCCGCTGATTGCTACCACCGCACTGGCAACCGGGGTCTATGCCGTTGCCGGTTTCACCTTTGTGTTTGTGGTCGGCTATCTGGTGCCGAATCCATTGCTGGCAGGAATCATCGGGGCGGTAGTGATATCGCTGGAAGTGCTGATGTTGCGGTCAATCGGCAAGTGGTTGGGCCGCTTCCCTTCAGTGCGCAATGCCTCGGATAATATCCGTAATGCCATGAACTTGCTGATGGAATACGCGCTGTTAATCGGGGCTATTTTTGCCTCGATCAAGATGGCCGGATACACCGGTTTTACCATTACCACCGCGCTCTATTTCCTCAACGAAGCCATTGGCCGCCCAGTGATGAAAATTGCCGCCCCTGTGGTGGCGGTGATTATCGCCGGGGTGGTGCTGAATCTGTTTTATTGGTTGGGGCTGTTTGTTCCAGCTTGA
- the glnB gene encoding nitrogen regulatory protein P-II, which yields MKKIDAIIKPFKLDDVREALAEVGITGMTVTEVKGFGRQKGHTELYRGAEYMVDFLPKVKIEIVVADDIVDTCVEAIMQTAQTGKIGDGKIFVFDVSRVVRIRTGEQDEEAI from the coding sequence ATGAAAAAAATTGACGCGATTATTAAGCCATTCAAACTGGATGATGTCCGTGAGGCGCTGGCTGAGGTTGGCATCACCGGGATGACAGTGACAGAAGTAAAAGGTTTTGGCCGCCAGAAAGGGCATACCGAACTGTACCGTGGCGCTGAGTATATGGTGGATTTCCTGCCAAAAGTAAAAATCGAAATTGTGGTTGCTGACGATATCGTCGATACCTGCGTCGAAGCGATTATGCAGACAGCTCAGACCGGTAAAATCGGCGATGGCAAAATTTTCGTGTTTGATGTCTCCCGCGTGGTGCGCATTCGTACCGGTGAGCAGGACGAAGAGGCGATTTAA
- a CDS encoding NAD+ synthase codes for MSRSLSVALAQLNWLVGDIEGNTERMLQTLNEQQKAGASLVMFSELALSGYPPEDLLYRDDFYQRCEAQLDRLQAATQHIAVLVGHPWREAGNLYNALSLFSEGKLLARYFKQQLPNYGVFDEKRYFSAGHDSCVVELKGYRLGLLICEDLWFDGPVDAAKAAGAEVLLSINASPYNREKPYIRKTLMAAHCQRTGLPLVYLNQIGGQDELIFDGCSKVFDAAGNLTHRLAAFAEQTTLLQLNECEVVPMMAPAAELPPLAQVYEALVLAVRDYVTKNGFNGAVLGLSGGIDSALTLAIAVDALGKDKVQALMMPFRYTADISIADAKEEAEILGIEFDVLSIEPMFDAFMGQLAPMFAGTARDTTEENLQARCRGVVLMALSNKRRSIVLTTGNKSEMAVGYATLYGDMAGGFDVLKDVPKTLVFKLSAYRNTVSYVIPQRVITRPPSAELAPDQKDEDSLPPYDILDAILEGYVEQDKSVADLVADGFDETIVRKVIRLVDINEYKRRQSAVGPRITARNFGKDRRYPITSGFGRKNW; via the coding sequence ATGAGCAGATCACTTTCCGTTGCGTTAGCCCAGCTGAATTGGCTGGTTGGCGATATCGAAGGCAACACTGAACGTATGTTGCAAACCTTAAATGAGCAGCAGAAGGCGGGGGCCAGTCTGGTCATGTTCTCCGAGCTGGCTTTGTCCGGTTATCCGCCAGAAGATCTGCTGTATCGCGATGATTTTTATCAACGCTGTGAAGCACAGTTGGATCGTCTACAAGCCGCAACGCAGCATATCGCGGTGCTGGTAGGCCACCCGTGGCGCGAAGCGGGTAACCTGTATAACGCATTATCGCTGTTTTCTGAGGGTAAATTGCTGGCGCGCTATTTTAAACAGCAATTGCCGAACTACGGCGTATTCGACGAAAAACGTTACTTTTCAGCCGGTCATGACAGTTGTGTCGTTGAGTTGAAGGGCTACCGTCTGGGCTTGCTTATTTGTGAAGATTTATGGTTCGACGGCCCGGTCGATGCCGCGAAAGCCGCCGGTGCCGAAGTGCTGTTGTCGATCAATGCCTCCCCTTATAACCGCGAAAAACCCTATATCCGTAAAACCTTGATGGCGGCACATTGCCAGCGCACCGGCTTGCCATTGGTCTATCTCAACCAGATTGGCGGGCAGGATGAGCTGATTTTTGATGGCTGCTCCAAAGTCTTCGATGCAGCGGGCAACCTGACCCATCGTCTGGCGGCATTTGCCGAGCAAACCACCTTGTTGCAGCTCAACGAGTGTGAAGTGGTGCCGATGATGGCACCTGCCGCTGAACTGCCACCACTGGCGCAGGTCTATGAGGCGCTGGTATTAGCGGTGCGCGATTACGTCACTAAAAATGGTTTTAATGGCGCGGTACTGGGCTTATCCGGCGGGATTGACTCCGCGCTGACACTGGCGATTGCCGTCGATGCGCTGGGTAAAGATAAGGTTCAGGCATTGATGATGCCGTTCCGATACACCGCAGATATCAGTATTGCCGATGCCAAAGAAGAAGCTGAGATTCTGGGCATCGAATTTGATGTGCTCTCCATCGAGCCAATGTTTGATGCTTTTATGGGGCAACTAGCCCCGATGTTTGCCGGTACTGCGCGCGATACCACGGAAGAGAACCTCCAGGCGCGTTGTCGTGGTGTGGTGCTGATGGCGCTGTCCAACAAGCGCCGCAGCATTGTATTAACCACGGGTAACAAAAGCGAAATGGCCGTGGGCTATGCCACTTTGTACGGGGATATGGCGGGCGGTTTTGATGTGCTGAAAGATGTGCCAAAAACCCTGGTCTTCAAATTATCGGCATACCGTAATACCGTCTCCTACGTGATCCCGCAGCGGGTTATCACGCGCCCACCCTCTGCGGAGCTGGCTCCTGATCAGAAAGATGAAGATAGCCTGCCCCCTTATGATATTTTGGACGCCATCCTCGAAGGCTATGTCGAGCAAGATAAGTCGGTGGCTGATTTGGTCGCAGACGGCTTTGATGAAACTATCGTGCGTAAGGTCATCCGCCTGGTAGATATCAATGAATACAAACGGCGTCAGTCAGCTGTCGGGCCGCGCATCACTGCCCGCAATTTTGGTAAAGATAGACGCTATCCGATTACATCAGGCTTTGGCCGCAAGAATTGGTAA
- the glrR gene encoding two-component system response regulator GlrR codes for MTPRKPANLLLVDDDPSLLKLLGMRLTSEGFNVTTAESGQEALRLLMREKIDLVISDLRMDEMDGMALFVEIQKHQPGMPVIILTAHGSIPDAVAATQQGVFSFLTKPVDRDALYKAIDAALELSMPAGDDSWREEIVTRSPVMLRLLEQAKMVAQSDVSVLINGQSGTGKEVLAQAIHAASPRAKKAFIAINCGALPEQLLESELFGHAKGAFTGAVSSREGLFQAAEGGTLFLDEIGDMPLSLQVKLLRVLQERKVRPLGSNRDLSIDVRVISATHRDLPKAMAKNEFREDLYYRLNVVNLKIPALHERSEDIPLLANHLLRESAKRHKPFVRSFSTDAMKRLMTASWPGNVRQLVNVIEQCVALTSAPVISEALVEQALEGENTALPTFVEARNQFELNYLRKLLQITKGNVTQAARMAGRNRTEFYKLLSRHELDANDFKE; via the coding sequence ATGACGCCACGCAAACCGGCCAATCTACTGCTGGTTGATGACGATCCCAGCTTACTCAAACTACTGGGGATGCGTTTAACCAGCGAAGGATTTAATGTCACCACCGCTGAAAGCGGCCAGGAAGCATTACGCCTGTTAATGCGCGAGAAGATTGATTTGGTTATCAGTGATTTGCGGATGGATGAGATGGATGGCATGGCGCTGTTTGTCGAAATCCAAAAGCATCAACCCGGTATGCCAGTGATTATCCTGACTGCCCACGGCTCGATTCCTGATGCTGTTGCCGCCACTCAGCAAGGGGTGTTTAGCTTCCTAACCAAACCGGTTGATCGTGATGCTTTATATAAAGCGATCGATGCGGCTTTAGAGCTTTCTATGCCTGCCGGTGATGATAGCTGGCGCGAAGAGATTGTCACCCGCAGTCCGGTGATGTTGCGCTTGCTGGAACAAGCCAAAATGGTGGCGCAATCAGATGTCAGCGTGCTGATTAACGGGCAGAGCGGCACTGGTAAAGAGGTATTGGCGCAAGCTATCCATGCTGCCAGTCCACGGGCGAAAAAAGCCTTTATCGCCATCAACTGCGGTGCACTACCCGAGCAGTTACTTGAATCAGAACTCTTTGGTCATGCCAAAGGCGCATTTACCGGCGCTGTCAGTAGCCGCGAAGGGCTATTTCAGGCCGCAGAAGGCGGTACGCTGTTCCTCGACGAAATCGGCGATATGCCGTTGTCTTTGCAGGTAAAATTGCTGCGGGTGTTGCAGGAGCGCAAAGTGCGCCCACTGGGCAGTAACCGCGACTTAAGCATTGATGTCCGGGTGATTTCAGCCACGCACCGTGACTTGCCTAAAGCCATGGCGAAAAATGAATTCCGCGAAGATCTCTACTATCGTTTGAATGTGGTGAATCTGAAGATCCCCGCGTTACATGAGCGTTCAGAAGATATTCCGCTGTTGGCAAACCATCTGTTACGTGAGTCAGCTAAGCGCCATAAACCCTTTGTCCGCAGCTTCTCAACTGATGCTATGAAACGGCTTATGACCGCCAGTTGGCCGGGTAATGTGCGCCAACTGGTCAACGTTATCGAACAGTGTGTGGCATTAACTTCGGCTCCGGTTATCAGTGAAGCGCTGGTTGAACAGGCGCTAGAGGGGGAGAACACCGCATTACCGACTTTTGTTGAGGCGCGTAATCAATTCGAATTGAATTATTTGCGTAAGCTGCTACAAATCACCAAAGGAAATGTGACCCAAGCCGCCAGAATGGCGGGGCGCAACCGTACCGAGTTTTACAAATTGTTGTCACGTCACGAGTTGGATGCCAACGATTTCAAAGAATAA